One segment of Theobroma cacao cultivar B97-61/B2 chromosome 9, Criollo_cocoa_genome_V2, whole genome shotgun sequence DNA contains the following:
- the LOC18588726 gene encoding NADH-cytochrome b5 reductase-like protein produces MATTFFRRLAKATPPSFTDAFGGQPKAGFAGFRFSAIAAVAGGISSYYYFSESNLVHLDQINEETGPKVALKSDKWIGFKLQDTARVSHNTQLFRFSFDPTSKLGLDVASCILTRAPLGQDAEGKTKYVIRPYTPISDPDAKGYFDLLIKVYPEGKMSQHFASLKPGDVVEVKGPIEKLRYSPNMKKHIGMIAGGTGITPMLQVIEAILKKPDDNTQVSLLYANVSPDDILLKQKLDILAASHPNLKVFYTVDNPSKNWKGGAGYISKDMVTKGLPGPGEDTLILVCGPPGMMKHISGDKAKDYSQGELTGILKELGYTEQMVYKF; encoded by the exons atggctACTACCTTCTTTAGGAGACTCGCCAAAGCTACCCCACCTTCCTTCACCGATGCATTTGGAGGTCAACCCAAGGCCGGTTTTGCTGGATTTCGCTTCTCAGCAATCGCAGCCGTTGCTGGTGGAATCTCCTCTTACTACTACTTCTCCGAGTCGAATTTG GTTCATCTTGATCAAATCAATGAAGAGACAGGTCCAAAAGTTG ctCTGAAGTCGGATAAGTGGATTGGATTTAAGTTGCAAGATACTGCAAGGGTTAGTCACAATACTCAGTTATTcag GTTTTCATTTGATCCCACTTCTAAGCTGGGTTTAGATGTCGCTTCATGCATCCTTACGAG AGCTCCATTAGGACAAGATGctgaaggaaaaacaaaatatgtcATAAGACC GTATACTCCTATATCAGACCCAGATGCTAAGGGATACTTTGACTTGTTAATAAAG GTGTATCCAGAAGGAAAAATGAGTCAGCATTTTGCTAGCTTAAAACCAGGCGATGTAGTTGAAGTGAAAGG GCCCATTGAAAAGCTCAGATACTCTCCCAATATGAAGAAACACATTGGCATG ATTGCAGGTGGGACAGGCATAACTCCAATGCTTCAGGTAATTGAGGCTATACTGAAGAAGCCTGATGACAACACTCAG GTGTCACTGCTTTATGCCAATGTCTCCCCGGATGATATACTGCTAAAGCAGAAGCTTGATATACTTGCTGCTAGCCACCCAAATCTTAAG GTTTTCTACACTGTGGACAATCCATCAAAAAATTGGAAAGGTGGTGCTGGTTACATTTCAAAGGATATGGTCACAAAAGGCTTACCTGGTCCTGGTGAAGATACTCTAATCCTT GTATGCGGTCCACCTGGGATGATGAAACACATATCTGGTGATAAGGCTAAAGACTATTCACAAGGAGAG CTAACCGGCATACTCAAAGAACTTGGATACACAGAGCAAATGGtttacaaattttga